The Toxotes jaculatrix isolate fToxJac2 chromosome 14, fToxJac2.pri, whole genome shotgun sequence genome window below encodes:
- the fzr1b gene encoding fizzy-related protein homolog, which produces MDQEYERRLLRQINHQNLPTEARLSKCVSATCSPVSVKSGDRFIPTRAGSNWSINFHYANENCRSPSQNHKAKDASSDSSKDTVAYAALLRNELLGAGIETVPDPHTDDRRHAVLSQDSHSLFRYTVHTKRVPFDSDNEVSPYSLSPLSNKSHKLLRSPRKPARKISKIPFKVLDAPELQDDFYLNLVDWSAGNLLSVGLGACVYLWSACTSQVTRLCDLSVDGDSVTSVCWNERGSLVAVGTHKGYVQIWDAAGGRKLTSLEGHSARVGALAWNGEQLSSGSRDRVILQRDVRTPPSAERRLQGHRQEVCGLKWSPDHQHLASGGNDNKLLVWNSSSLLPVQQYSDHLAAVKAIAWSPHQHGLLASGGGTADRCLRFWNTLTGQALQSTDTGSQVCNLAWSKHANELVSTHGYSQNQILVWKYPSLTQVAKLTGHSYRVLYLAVSPDGEAIVTGAGDETLRFWNVFSKTRCTKESKSVLNLFTRIR; this is translated from the exons ATGGACCAAGAGTACGAGAGACGGCTGCTCAGGCAAATTAACCACCAGAACCTGCCGACAGAGGCCCGCCTGTCAAAG TGTGTAAGTGCCACCTGCAGTCCTGTCAGTGTTAAGTCAGGGGACCGCTTCATTCCCACCCGAGCTGGAAGCAACTGGAGCATCAACTTTCACTATGCTAAT GAGAACTGTCGCTCTCCCAGTCAGAACcataaagcaaaggatgccagTTCAGATTCAAGCAAAG ACACTGTGGCGTATGCCGCCCTGCTGAGGAATGAGTTGCTGGGGGCAGGGATAGAGACCGTCCCAGACCCTCACACAGACGACCGGCGGCATGCAGTCCTCTCTCAAGACTCTCACAGCCTTTTTAGG TACACTGTTCACACTAAGAGAGTGCCTTTCGATAGCGATAATGAAGTCTCACCATACTCCCTTTCTCCACTTAGTAACAAGAG TCACAAGCTGCTCCGTTCACCTCGTAAACCAGCCCGAAAGATCTCCAAGATCCCCTTCAAAGTGCTGGATGCTCCGGAGCTGCAGGATGACTTCTACCTCAACCTGGTAGACTGGTCAGCGGGCAACCTGCTCAGTGTCGGCCTGGGAGCCTGCGTCTACCTGTGGAGTGCCTGCACCAGCCAG GTGACAAGGTTATGTGACCTTTCAGTGGACGGAGACTCTGTTACATCGGTTTGTTGGAATGAGAGG GGAAGTCTGGTCGCCGTTGGAACCCACAAAGGTTACGTTCAGATCTGGGACGCAGCTGGAGGGAGGAAGCTGACCAGTCTGGAGGGTCACTCGGCCCGTGTAG GTGCTCTGGCATGGAACGGGGAGCAGCTGTCGTCGGGAAGTCGGGACAGAGTGATCCTCCAGAGAGACGTCAGAACACCCCCTTCTGCCGAGAGGAGGCTGCAAGGTCACAGGCAAGAAGTGTGTGGCCTCAAATGGTCTCCTGACCACCAGCACCTCGCATCCGGAGGCAACGACAACAAG TTATTGGTGTGGAACAGCTCCAGTCTGCTGCCTGTGCAGCAGTACAGTGACCACCTGGCAGCAGTGAAGGCCATCGCCTGGTCCCCCCACCAACACGGGCTGCTGGCGTCGGGGGGCGGCACCGCCGACCGCTGCCTGCGCTTCTGGAACACTCTGACGGGTCAGGCgctgcagagcacagacaccGGCTCCCAGGTCTGCAACTTGGCATGGTCCAAACACGCTAATGAActg GTGAGCACTCACGGGTACTCTCAGAACCAGATCCTGGTGTGGAAGTATCCGTCACTAACACAGGTGGCCAAGTTGACAGGACACTCGTACAGAGTGCTGTATCTG GCTGTCTCGCCAGATGGGGAGGCCATCGTTACAGGAGCTGGGGATGAGACACTACGTTTCTGGAACGTCTTCAGTAAGACACGCTGCACCAAG GAATCAAAATCAGTGCTGAACCTCTTCACAAGAATACGATAG